One genomic region from Nitrospirota bacterium encodes:
- a CDS encoding FAD-dependent oxidoreductase has product MSAQTTSKKQGSVLIVGGGIGGMQAALDLAESGFKVHMVQKDTSVGGTMVMLDKTFPTGDCAMCMISPKMVEVGRHLNIDIHTLAEVTSVSGRSGDFTVKVRMAPRYVDKSKCTGCGDCEAKCPKKVPSEFDQQLGQRKAIFSLFPQAVPNTRAIDSKNCLCLTDPQKKRCRLCEKVCKAKAINYEDAGKEIELHVGSIILSPGLNRYDARVRPELGLGRWPNVVSSVQFERILSASGPYQGVVQRPSDQKHPVKVAWIQCVGSRDSHNGNPWCSSVCCMYATKQSIIAKEHDKHIEPTIFYMEMRAFGKDFDKYVERAKNDYGVKYQRAMVSAVREDPGTGNLVLRYSDETGKLLNETFDMVVLSVGLEPHSDALEFAKTFGIEANQYQFAKTSHFTPVKTSRDGVFVTGIYQGPKDIPDTVMQGSGVAGSVMALLAEARGTETKKKELPPEKDVAGEAPRIGVFVCHCGTNISSTVEIDQVVEAVKKEKGVAYVTNTIYACAQDNQDVIKQTIKDQNLNRVVIASCTPRTHEKLFQETIQEAGLNKYLFDLADIREQCSWCHKGQNEVATKKAIKIVKMAVAKSRLQEPLKSESVGVTPACLVIGGGVAGMTSALAVADQGFPVHIVEREQALGGLAKNVYRTLDGSDVQHFLATKIAEVKAHPKITVHTGAEVKKTDGFVGNFETTLTNGSVMKHGAIILASGGVEYQPTEYLAGQSSNVITQRDLEKKLFHENLKPKAGERYVMIQCVGSREEPAQYCSRVCCQDAIKNAIAIKERNPLAEVVILYRDIRTYGLREDYYKQARDLGVFFVRYDVDRKPAVEQAGSKVQVKAWDYMLNRELQFDADWLVLSVGLRPHPSTESIGAMYKVTRNPDGYYLEAHVKLRPVDFPSEGLFVAGLGHAPKNLDETLIQALAAAGRAGVILSHEKLAVSGIIAKHKRELCMSCLSCLRVCPFGSPYIDKDGKVSHNEIKCMGCGICAGICPAKAFQVNNFRDDQILAMIDAAAESEAGVMGS; this is encoded by the coding sequence ATGAGCGCACAGACTACTTCGAAAAAACAAGGCTCGGTCCTGATCGTCGGCGGCGGCATCGGCGGCATGCAGGCGGCCCTCGATCTCGCGGAAAGCGGCTTCAAGGTACACATGGTCCAGAAGGACACCTCCGTCGGCGGGACCATGGTCATGCTGGATAAGACCTTCCCCACGGGCGACTGCGCCATGTGCATGATCTCGCCCAAGATGGTCGAGGTCGGCCGCCATCTGAACATAGACATTCACACCCTGGCCGAGGTGACCTCGGTCTCCGGCCGGTCCGGCGACTTCACGGTCAAGGTAAGGATGGCGCCGCGCTACGTCGATAAAAGCAAATGCACCGGCTGCGGCGACTGCGAAGCGAAATGCCCCAAAAAGGTCCCGAGCGAATTCGACCAGCAGCTCGGCCAGCGCAAGGCCATCTTCTCCCTCTTCCCCCAGGCGGTCCCGAACACGCGGGCCATCGACTCGAAGAACTGTCTCTGCCTTACCGATCCCCAGAAGAAGCGCTGCCGCTTGTGCGAAAAGGTCTGCAAGGCCAAGGCCATCAACTACGAAGACGCCGGCAAGGAGATCGAGCTCCATGTCGGTTCCATCATCCTCTCTCCGGGTTTGAATCGGTATGATGCGCGGGTGCGGCCCGAGCTGGGTCTGGGCCGCTGGCCGAACGTGGTCTCCTCGGTCCAATTCGAGCGCATCCTCTCGGCCTCGGGCCCGTACCAGGGCGTTGTGCAGCGGCCGTCCGATCAGAAGCATCCTGTCAAGGTGGCCTGGATCCAGTGCGTGGGGTCCCGGGACAGCCACAACGGGAACCCCTGGTGCTCGTCGGTCTGCTGCATGTACGCGACCAAGCAGTCGATCATAGCCAAGGAGCACGACAAGCACATCGAGCCGACCATCTTCTACATGGAGATGCGGGCCTTTGGCAAGGATTTCGACAAATATGTGGAGCGGGCAAAGAACGACTACGGCGTCAAGTATCAGCGTGCCATGGTCTCGGCGGTCCGCGAGGATCCCGGTACCGGCAACCTGGTCCTTCGGTATTCCGACGAGACCGGTAAACTTTTGAATGAGACCTTTGACATGGTGGTCCTGTCCGTGGGCCTGGAACCCCACTCGGACGCCCTTGAGTTCGCCAAGACCTTCGGAATCGAGGCCAACCAATACCAGTTCGCCAAGACCTCGCACTTCACGCCGGTCAAAACCTCGCGCGACGGCGTGTTCGTTACCGGCATCTACCAGGGGCCCAAGGACATTCCCGACACCGTGATGCAGGGCAGCGGCGTGGCCGGAAGCGTCATGGCACTTCTTGCCGAGGCGCGCGGGACCGAGACCAAGAAAAAAGAACTGCCGCCCGAGAAGGATGTTGCCGGTGAAGCGCCCAGGATCGGCGTGTTCGTCTGCCACTGCGGTACGAACATCTCCTCGACCGTCGAGATCGACCAGGTCGTCGAGGCGGTCAAGAAGGAAAAGGGCGTTGCCTACGTTACGAATACGATTTATGCCTGCGCCCAGGACAACCAGGATGTGATCAAGCAGACGATCAAGGACCAGAACCTGAACCGCGTGGTGATCGCGTCCTGTACGCCCCGGACCCACGAGAAGCTTTTCCAGGAGACGATCCAGGAGGCGGGCCTGAACAAGTACCTCTTCGACCTCGCCGACATACGCGAACAGTGCTCCTGGTGCCATAAAGGCCAGAACGAAGTGGCCACGAAGAAAGCCATCAAGATCGTCAAGATGGCAGTGGCCAAATCACGGCTGCAGGAGCCGCTCAAGAGCGAGAGCGTTGGCGTGACTCCTGCATGCCTCGTCATCGGCGGCGGCGTAGCCGGCATGACTTCCGCCCTCGCGGTTGCCGACCAGGGTTTCCCCGTGCACATCGTTGAGCGAGAACAAGCGCTCGGCGGCCTGGCAAAAAACGTCTACCGTACTCTTGACGGCTCCGACGTGCAGCACTTCCTCGCAACGAAGATCGCGGAGGTCAAGGCCCATCCCAAGATCACGGTGCATACAGGCGCCGAGGTCAAAAAGACCGACGGTTTCGTGGGCAATTTCGAGACGACCCTGACCAATGGGAGCGTCATGAAGCACGGCGCCATCATCCTTGCCAGCGGCGGCGTGGAATATCAGCCTACGGAATACCTTGCCGGTCAAAGCTCGAATGTAATCACCCAGCGTGACCTGGAAAAGAAGTTGTTCCATGAAAACCTCAAGCCGAAGGCCGGCGAGCGTTACGTCATGATCCAGTGCGTGGGTTCCCGCGAGGAACCTGCCCAGTACTGCTCCCGGGTCTGCTGCCAGGACGCCATCAAGAATGCCATTGCCATTAAAGAGCGGAACCCCCTGGCTGAAGTGGTGATCCTCTACCGGGACATCAGGACCTATGGTCTTCGCGAGGACTATTACAAGCAAGCCCGGGATCTGGGCGTGTTCTTTGTCCGCTATGATGTGGACCGGAAGCCGGCGGTGGAACAGGCCGGGAGCAAGGTCCAGGTCAAAGCCTGGGACTATATGCTGAACCGGGAGCTCCAGTTCGACGCCGACTGGCTCGTGCTCTCCGTCGGGCTCAGGCCGCATCCTTCGACCGAGAGCATCGGCGCCATGTACAAGGTCACGCGCAATCCCGATGGCTATTACCTTGAAGCTCATGTAAAGCTCCGGCCTGTTGACTTCCCCAGCGAAGGGCTCTTCGTGGCCGGTCTCGGGCATGCGCCCAAGAACCTCGATGAAACCCTCATCCAGGCCTTGGCCGCCGCGGGCCGCGCCGGCGTGATCCTGTCCCACGAGAAACTCGCGGTCTCCGGCATCATCGCCAAACACAAGCGGGAGCTCTGCATGTCCTGCCTCTCCTGTCTGCGCGTCTGTCCCTTCGGATCGCCCTACATTGACAAGGACGGGAAGGTCTCGCACAACGAGATCAAGTGCATGGGGTGCGGGATCTGCGCGGGCATCTGCCCGGCCAAGGCGTTCCAGGTGAACAACTTCCGGGACGACCAGATCCTCGCCATGATCGACGCCGCCGCGGAGTCCGAGGCGGGCGTGATGGGGTCGTAA
- a CDS encoding hydrogenase iron-sulfur subunit, which translates to MAVASETPEKVAVSSVEKPHEAPPGWEPNVIAFACHYCAFAAADLAGVMRLSYTPSVKIIRLPCTGKLDHIHILRAFEKGVDGIFAAGULKGQCHYLEGNLFAARRIEYVKTLLTKVGIDPARLEMYNLSAAMGPRWAEMCNEFVEKIRKLGPSPIGLARHGKLCGTEKE; encoded by the coding sequence ATGGCCGTAGCATCAGAAACACCGGAAAAAGTCGCGGTTTCGTCCGTCGAGAAACCCCACGAAGCGCCGCCGGGCTGGGAGCCGAATGTGATCGCCTTTGCGTGCCATTACTGCGCGTTCGCGGCGGCGGACCTGGCAGGCGTCATGCGGCTCTCATACACGCCGAGCGTCAAGATAATCCGTCTGCCCTGCACCGGAAAGCTCGACCACATCCACATTCTCCGTGCATTCGAAAAGGGCGTTGACGGCATCTTCGCGGCAGGCTGACTGAAAGGCCAATGCCATTACCTGGAAGGTAATCTGTTTGCAGCAAGAAGGATAGAATACGTCAAAACACTGCTGACCAAGGTCGGCATCGACCCGGCGCGCCTGGAGATGTATAACCTTTCCGCAGCAATGGGCCCGCGGTGGGCGGAGATGTGCAACGAATTTGTCGAGAAGATACGGAAACTCGGGCCGTCGCCGATAGGGCTCGCACGACACGGCAAGCTATGCGGCACGGAAAAGGAGTAA
- a CDS encoding methylenetetrahydrofolate reductase C-terminal domain-containing protein encodes MIVGKQKPFDEIWDMVKGFKKVLVFGCNTCVAISHAGGSKEAEILASMIRMKATQEGADMQVDNAAIERHCEPEFFEPLMEKVKTYDLVLSTACGVGVNFLADRIGDSIPVYPGVNTTFYGAVPKAGYFVELCGGCGNCILHMTGGICPVVRCSKSLMNGPCGGTDKGKCEVGKDIDCAWYLIVERMKKLGRIEELYSIQPPRNWSPGTHGGPRRLVYEHIMELEEEKKA; translated from the coding sequence ATGATAGTCGGAAAACAGAAACCATTTGATGAAATCTGGGACATGGTCAAGGGATTCAAGAAGGTCCTTGTCTTCGGTTGCAACACCTGCGTCGCCATCAGCCACGCGGGCGGCAGCAAGGAGGCGGAGATCCTCGCGTCGATGATCCGCATGAAAGCGACCCAGGAGGGCGCTGACATGCAGGTCGACAATGCGGCGATCGAGCGGCATTGCGAGCCCGAGTTCTTTGAACCTCTCATGGAAAAGGTGAAGACCTACGATCTGGTGCTCTCCACCGCCTGCGGCGTGGGGGTGAACTTTCTTGCCGATCGGATCGGCGACAGCATCCCGGTCTATCCAGGCGTGAATACCACGTTCTACGGCGCCGTCCCCAAGGCCGGCTACTTCGTTGAACTCTGCGGAGGGTGCGGCAACTGTATCCTGCACATGACCGGCGGCATCTGCCCGGTGGTTCGCTGCTCCAAGTCGCTCATGAACGGGCCCTGCGGCGGAACGGACAAGGGCAAGTGCGAGGTCGGCAAGGACATCGACTGCGCCTGGTACCTCATCGTCGAGCGGATGAAGAAGCTGGGCAGGATCGAGGAGCTGTATTCCATCCAGCCGCCGAGGAACTGGTCCCCGGGAACCCACGGCGGACCGCGAAGACTCGTATACGAACACATCATGGAATTGGAAGAAGAGAAAAAGGCTTAA
- a CDS encoding methylenetetrahydrofolate reductase — translation MKSGSNLEKVIASGKPAVTAELGPPMSADPHEVVEKAHKLKGFCDAANITDCQTAVVRISSIAAAFIAQREGLEPVMQMTCRDRNRIAMQADLLGAAALGLKNCLCIAGDHQKFSAAGKLKGHPGAKNVYDVDTCQLVGIMKKMRDESLQEGGDKIEVPPKFFIGASWTPMGDPIDFRPYNLKKKVDAGADFIQTQGIYDVEIFKSQMEKARNLGLHERTAILGGIIVPRSAMMLKYMDSSVAGVTVPKALIDRMNKAKEAAGEDKKKARELQEAEGLKITVELIQQILEIPGVKGVHIQAIEWESAIEGIVKAAGLYPRPSFD, via the coding sequence ATGAAAAGCGGAAGCAATCTGGAAAAAGTCATCGCAAGCGGAAAACCCGCGGTCACTGCCGAGCTCGGCCCTCCCATGAGCGCAGACCCGCATGAAGTTGTCGAGAAAGCCCACAAGCTGAAAGGCTTCTGCGACGCGGCGAACATCACAGACTGCCAGACGGCGGTCGTGCGCATCTCGAGCATCGCCGCCGCGTTCATCGCCCAGCGGGAAGGGCTCGAACCGGTCATGCAGATGACCTGCCGGGACCGGAACCGGATCGCCATGCAGGCGGACCTCCTCGGTGCCGCTGCCCTGGGCCTCAAGAACTGCCTCTGCATTGCCGGCGACCATCAGAAGTTCAGCGCCGCGGGCAAGCTCAAGGGTCATCCGGGCGCGAAGAATGTTTATGACGTGGACACCTGCCAACTCGTCGGGATCATGAAAAAGATGCGCGACGAGAGCCTTCAGGAGGGCGGCGACAAGATCGAGGTCCCGCCGAAGTTCTTCATAGGCGCATCCTGGACGCCCATGGGAGACCCGATCGATTTCAGGCCGTACAACCTCAAGAAAAAAGTGGATGCCGGAGCGGACTTTATCCAGACGCAGGGGATCTACGACGTGGAGATCTTCAAGTCGCAGATGGAAAAGGCCAGGAACCTGGGGCTCCACGAACGGACCGCGATCCTCGGCGGCATCATCGTGCCCCGGAGCGCCATGATGCTCAAGTACATGGACTCATCGGTCGCGGGCGTCACGGTGCCGAAGGCGCTGATCGACCGGATGAACAAGGCGAAAGAGGCCGCGGGCGAGGACAAGAAGAAGGCCCGGGAGCTGCAGGAAGCCGAGGGCCTCAAGATAACCGTGGAGCTGATCCAGCAGATCCTCGAGATCCCGGGCGTCAAAGGCGTTCATATCCAGGCCATCGAATGGGAGAGCGCCATCGAGGGGATCGTCAAGGCGGCAGGTCTTTATCCGCGGCCATCGTTCGATTGA
- the panB gene encoding 3-methyl-2-oxobutanoate hydroxymethyltransferase — translation MPKITIADLYKKKAEGRKITMLTAYDFPTARIVDQAGIDMILVGDSLGMVVQGASSTLPVTMDEMIYHTRMVSRAAQSAMVVGDMPFLSYQTHKTEAVRNAGRFLKEANAEAVKLEGGSQMAGTIRAIVDAGVPVVAHIGLTPQYVHVLGGFKVQGKDEAAREKILADARAVQDAGAFSVVVEAVPVSLARDIHEVLHIPTIGIGAGPDCDGQVLVIHDLLGLFERFTPKFVKKYANLGEQALKAVKEYKQDVESGTFPSEEHSFK, via the coding sequence ATGCCGAAGATCACCATAGCGGATCTGTACAAGAAAAAGGCCGAGGGCAGGAAGATCACCATGCTCACGGCCTATGACTTTCCCACGGCCCGGATTGTTGATCAGGCCGGCATAGACATGATCCTCGTGGGGGACTCCCTCGGCATGGTGGTGCAGGGCGCCTCGAGCACCCTCCCGGTTACGATGGATGAGATGATCTATCATACCCGCATGGTTTCCCGTGCGGCACAGTCCGCCATGGTCGTGGGTGACATGCCGTTCCTGTCCTATCAGACGCACAAAACAGAGGCCGTCCGGAACGCCGGCCGGTTCCTGAAAGAGGCCAATGCCGAGGCCGTCAAACTTGAGGGCGGAAGCCAGATGGCCGGCACCATCCGGGCGATCGTTGACGCGGGGGTCCCGGTCGTGGCGCATATCGGGCTCACGCCGCAGTATGTGCATGTGCTCGGCGGGTTCAAGGTGCAGGGCAAGGACGAGGCCGCCCGCGAGAAGATCCTTGCTGACGCGCGAGCGGTCCAGGATGCAGGCGCTTTCTCCGTCGTAGTCGAGGCAGTGCCCGTATCCCTGGCAAGGGACATCCATGAGGTGCTGCATATCCCGACCATCGGTATCGGCGCCGGCCCGGATTGCGACGGCCAGGTTCTGGTCATCCACGATCTTCTCGGGCTTTTCGAGCGTTTTACTCCTAAATTTGTGAAGAAGTACGCGAACCTCGGGGAGCAGGCACTCAAGGCTGTCAAAGAGTACAAACAGGACGTTGAAAGCGGAACGTTCCCGTCGGAAGAACACAGTTTCAAATAA
- the thyX gene encoding FAD-dependent thymidylate synthase, producing the protein MPEAALNVVLLRHTPEPEEVVAMAAKLCYSPSGVDELKQKIEAKDQAAFVEKLASIGHLSPIEHVSFSFGIEGISRACSHQLVRHRVASYSQQSQRYVKAEQFDYVIPPSIKQDPALASEFERCMDEAQANYTKVLKRLEDLGFKGEAGQQDARYLLPNAAETKIVVTMNARELLHFFRVRTCNRAQWEIRDMAERMLAQVKKVAPTIFARSGPGCLYHPCPEGKMTCGKIEEVRKKFGVQKQN; encoded by the coding sequence ATGCCTGAAGCGGCATTGAACGTGGTTCTCCTCCGGCATACGCCGGAACCCGAAGAGGTCGTAGCTATGGCAGCAAAGCTCTGCTACAGCCCCTCGGGGGTGGATGAACTGAAGCAGAAGATCGAGGCCAAAGACCAGGCTGCGTTCGTGGAAAAGCTGGCGTCCATAGGGCACCTCTCTCCCATCGAGCATGTTTCGTTCTCTTTCGGCATCGAGGGCATCTCCCGGGCGTGTTCTCACCAACTGGTCCGGCACCGCGTAGCATCCTATTCTCAGCAAAGCCAGCGGTATGTAAAAGCAGAGCAATTCGATTACGTCATCCCGCCGAGCATCAAGCAGGACCCCGCCCTCGCCAGCGAATTCGAACGCTGCATGGACGAGGCCCAGGCGAACTATACGAAGGTCCTGAAGCGGCTCGAGGATCTCGGGTTCAAAGGCGAGGCGGGGCAGCAGGACGCGCGCTATCTTCTTCCGAACGCGGCGGAGACCAAGATCGTGGTCACCATGAACGCGCGGGAGCTCCTGCATTTCTTCCGCGTACGCACCTGCAACAGGGCGCAGTGGGAGATCCGGGATATGGCCGAGCGCATGCTGGCGCAGGTGAAAAAAGTGGCGCCGACGATCTTCGCCAGGTCCGGCCCCGGGTGTCTGTATCATCCCTGCCCGGAGGGCAAGATGACCTGCGGCAAGATCGAAGAGGTCAGAAAGAAATTCGGGGTACAAAAGCAAAATTAG
- a CDS encoding ArsA-related P-loop ATPase: MADVKGFTMGFSIAVAGKGGTGKTSLCGLTIRYLTENRRGAVLAVDADANANLNDVLGVKVHATVGKLRETSLEAVKSTAPRPGGMSMEQLFDYQIQQAIIEAKGFDLLVMGRPEGAGCYCAANNIIRKYMDKLADNYPYTVMDNEAGLEHLSRRTTQDTDLLLIISDSSVRGVMTAGRIGALIKELNLNVKRTALIVNRVQDGTSEDKSLRQAITQQGVEFAGFVPADDLIFEYDLNGKPLIQLPAGSKALKEYYLILDKLIP; encoded by the coding sequence GTGGCAGACGTTAAAGGTTTTACCATGGGTTTTTCCATCGCAGTCGCAGGCAAGGGCGGCACGGGCAAGACCAGCCTCTGCGGCCTCACAATCCGATACTTGACAGAGAACAGACGCGGTGCGGTGCTCGCCGTGGACGCGGACGCCAATGCGAACCTGAACGACGTGCTCGGCGTCAAGGTCCACGCCACCGTGGGGAAGCTGCGGGAGACCTCCCTCGAAGCGGTCAAGTCCACGGCGCCCCGGCCGGGCGGCATGAGCATGGAGCAGCTCTTCGACTACCAGATCCAGCAGGCGATCATCGAGGCAAAGGGCTTCGACCTGCTCGTGATGGGACGGCCCGAAGGCGCGGGCTGCTACTGCGCGGCAAACAACATCATCCGCAAGTACATGGACAAGCTGGCGGACAATTATCCCTACACGGTCATGGATAATGAGGCGGGCCTCGAGCATCTGTCCCGCCGTACGACACAGGACACGGATCTCCTGCTCATCATCAGCGACTCCTCCGTCCGCGGGGTCATGACGGCCGGCCGGATCGGCGCGCTGATCAAGGAACTGAACCTGAACGTCAAGCGCACGGCGCTCATCGTGAACCGGGTGCAGGACGGGACGAGCGAGGACAAGTCGCTCCGGCAGGCGATCACGCAGCAGGGCGTGGAGTTCGCGGGATTCGTTCCTGCGGACGACCTGATCTTTGAATATGACCTGAATGGAAAGCCGTTGATCCAGCTTCCAGCGGGTTCAAAGGCGCTCAAAGAGTATTACCTCATTCTCGACAAGCTGATCCCATAA
- a CDS encoding DUF2520 domain-containing protein has translation MTSKTVAIIGAGRVGSSVGFLLAKAGFQVGAVVARSLASAQAAADFIGSGEPTTNAVSAASKADIVFITTPDRVIQEVCRTIAAGQGLKPGALVVHMSGAHSLSLLDSAGKAGAFRAVLHPLQSLASREQGVKTLPGSYFRVEADAAASDDARAIVAALGGVELAMPKWSSDRDSAALYHAGAVAVSNYFVALIDYGLKFYETLGADKKEALRAVLPLIRGTLHNIETLGIPDALTGPIMRGDIETVRDHLEAMHKRAPSLAGLYRELARQTIGVARERGSITQETADELVSLVSG, from the coding sequence ATGACCTCCAAAACCGTTGCAATCATCGGTGCAGGTCGTGTCGGCAGTTCCGTGGGGTTTCTGCTTGCCAAGGCGGGGTTTCAGGTGGGGGCGGTCGTGGCGCGGTCGTTAGCGTCTGCACAGGCGGCTGCGGACTTCATCGGTTCGGGAGAGCCGACCACGAACGCGGTGAGCGCAGCATCAAAGGCTGATATCGTATTCATTACCACTCCCGACAGGGTCATCCAAGAGGTATGCAGGACCATCGCTGCCGGGCAAGGCTTGAAGCCGGGCGCACTCGTGGTCCATATGTCGGGCGCTCACTCGCTCAGCCTGCTCGATTCGGCGGGGAAGGCGGGGGCGTTCCGGGCAGTGCTACACCCGCTCCAGTCGCTGGCGAGCAGGGAGCAGGGGGTCAAGACGCTCCCGGGCTCTTATTTCCGCGTTGAAGCGGACGCCGCGGCATCGGATGATGCCAGGGCGATCGTTGCGGCACTCGGGGGCGTCGAGCTTGCGATGCCGAAGTGGAGCTCGGACAGGGACTCGGCGGCATTGTACCACGCGGGCGCAGTGGCGGTTTCAAACTACTTCGTGGCCCTGATCGACTACGGCCTCAAGTTCTATGAGACCCTGGGTGCAGATAAAAAGGAAGCGCTCAGGGCCGTGCTGCCGCTCATCCGGGGCACGCTTCATAATATAGAGACTCTCGGCATCCCCGATGCGCTCACCGGGCCGATCATGCGGGGCGACATCGAGACCGTGCGCGACCATCTCGAGGCCATGCATAAGCGGGCCCCGTCGCTCGCTGGTCTCTATCGGGAACTGGCCCGGCAAACCATTGGGGTGGCGAGGGAACGGGGAAGCATCACGCAGGAGACGGCAGATGAGCTGGTGAGCCTGGTCTCAGGGTGA
- a CDS encoding dihydropteroate synthase, with amino-acid sequence MIVIGEKISVMAKKVREALMKRDAKPIQELAVAQANAGAHYIDVSIGPAEDDGPQLMDWAVKVVHEVVQKPICLDTTNVKAMEAGIKAHNNTWGLPIVNSTSNEPERFPMLELAGKYGTKVVALTLGKGGLPADAEDRCVIASEIMARAMEFGVPMENILLDPLILQIATMQNQAIQSARAIKMFRDLNDPPMSTVVGLSNISNGAPKHVRHIINRNYMTMLLMEGLTHAIIDPLDKDMMDTAKTVEMIMGKTMYAHSFLEM; translated from the coding sequence ATGATAGTTATAGGAGAGAAGATCAGCGTCATGGCAAAGAAGGTGCGTGAGGCGCTCATGAAGCGGGATGCCAAGCCGATTCAGGAGCTTGCCGTTGCGCAGGCCAACGCAGGCGCGCACTACATCGATGTGTCCATCGGCCCTGCCGAGGATGACGGCCCCCAGCTCATGGATTGGGCCGTAAAGGTGGTGCATGAGGTCGTGCAGAAGCCCATCTGCCTCGACACGACCAACGTGAAGGCCATGGAAGCGGGCATCAAAGCGCACAACAACACCTGGGGCCTGCCGATCGTCAATTCGACATCGAACGAGCCCGAGCGTTTTCCGATGCTGGAACTTGCCGGCAAGTACGGCACCAAGGTCGTTGCGCTCACCCTCGGGAAGGGCGGCCTGCCGGCTGACGCCGAGGACCGCTGCGTCATCGCATCGGAGATCATGGCCCGCGCCATGGAGTTCGGCGTGCCCATGGAGAACATCCTGCTCGATCCGCTCATACTCCAGATAGCGACCATGCAGAACCAGGCCATCCAGTCCGCCCGGGCGATCAAGATGTTCCGCGACCTGAACGATCCGCCTATGAGCACCGTCGTCGGTCTCTCGAACATCTCGAACGGCGCGCCCAAGCACGTGCGCCACATCATCAACCGGAACTATATGACCATGCTTCTCATGGAAGGACTCACGCACGCGATCATCGACCCGCTCGATAAGGATATGATGGATACGGCGAAGACCGTCGAAATGATCATGGGCAAGACCATGTACGCTCATTCGTTCCTGGAAATGTAA
- a CDS encoding acetyl-CoA decarbonylase/synthase complex subunit delta — MALVIPKESYNGKIYNVQIGSGAKVVTIGGASALPYLSFEGTFPNKPAVALEIMDIAPDDWPETVKKAIGGSASNPAQWAKFCQQQGADLVALRLTGTHPDQQNKSADDAARVASEVAAAIDIPLVILGSGHVEKDTQVLQAVAAATRGKNCAIGKAVEENYKTVAAAAMANDHKLIAMSQLDVNLAKQLNILLTQMGFDKERIIMDPMSSALGYGLEYTYSVMERIRLAALLQNDPMMQTPVVCDIGANVWKVKETMAPDAEVPEWGSLEDRALAWEAVTASAMITAGADMLIMRHPGAAAKAKEVISELM; from the coding sequence ATGGCACTCGTAATACCTAAAGAGTCTTACAATGGCAAGATTTATAACGTGCAAATCGGGTCCGGCGCAAAAGTTGTGACGATCGGGGGTGCAAGCGCCCTTCCTTACCTCTCGTTCGAGGGCACGTTCCCGAACAAGCCGGCAGTTGCGCTGGAGATCATGGATATCGCACCCGACGACTGGCCTGAGACCGTCAAGAAGGCCATTGGAGGGTCGGCTTCGAATCCGGCCCAGTGGGCGAAGTTCTGCCAGCAGCAGGGTGCCGACCTCGTGGCGCTCAGGCTCACGGGCACCCATCCCGACCAGCAGAACAAGAGCGCCGATGATGCTGCAAGGGTCGCGTCGGAAGTTGCGGCAGCCATCGATATTCCGCTCGTCATTCTCGGCAGCGGGCACGTGGAGAAGGACACCCAGGTGCTCCAAGCAGTGGCGGCAGCCACCCGCGGCAAGAACTGCGCGATCGGGAAGGCCGTAGAGGAAAACTACAAGACCGTTGCCGCGGCGGCGATGGCCAATGATCACAAGCTGATCGCGATGAGCCAGCTCGATGTGAACCTGGCCAAGCAGCTGAATATCCTGCTCACCCAGATGGGCTTTGACAAGGAGCGGATCATCATGGATCCCATGTCCTCAGCCCTCGGCTATGGCCTCGAATACACCTACAGCGTGATGGAGCGTATTCGTCTGGCCGCGCTCCTGCAGAACGACCCCATGATGCAGACCCCGGTCGTTTGCGACATCGGCGCGAACGTCTGGAAGGTCAAGGAGACCATGGCGCCCGATGCCGAGGTGCCGGAATGGGGGAGCCTTGAGGACCGGGCTCTGGCCTGGGAGGCCGTGACCGCCTCCGCCATGATCACCGCGGGCGCGGATATGCTGATCATGCGGCATCCCGGTGCGGCAGCAAAAGCTAAGGAAGTCATCTCCGAGCTGATGTAA